A region from the Flavobacterium enshiense genome encodes:
- a CDS encoding anthranilate synthase component II, with the protein MKKIVVIDNYDSFTYNLVHYLEDLNCKVTVFRNDEFYIDELKDFDKILLSPGPGIPDEAGLLKEVIKTYAPTKSILGVCLGQQAIGEVFGGSLTNLEKVYHGVSTKVKITVPDEILYQGLPNEIEVGRYHSWVVNTSDFPDVLEVTSTDENGEIMSLRHKTYNVRGVQYHPESVLTPNGKKILENWVNS; encoded by the coding sequence ATGAAAAAGATAGTAGTCATAGACAATTACGATAGCTTCACATATAATTTAGTGCATTATCTGGAAGATTTAAATTGCAAGGTAACCGTTTTCCGAAACGATGAATTTTATATTGATGAGCTCAAAGACTTCGATAAAATCCTCCTTTCGCCAGGCCCGGGCATTCCTGACGAAGCCGGATTATTAAAAGAAGTCATCAAAACCTATGCTCCTACCAAAAGTATACTTGGCGTTTGTCTTGGCCAGCAAGCGATTGGGGAAGTTTTTGGAGGAAGCCTGACCAATCTTGAAAAAGTCTATCACGGTGTTTCTACAAAAGTCAAAATCACAGTTCCCGATGAAATCCTTTATCAAGGTTTACCCAACGAAATTGAAGTGGGGCGTTACCATTCCTGGGTAGTAAATACAAGCGATTTCCCAGATGTACTTGAAGTCACTTCAACCGATGAAAACGGAGAAATCATGTCGCTCCGTCACAAAACCTACAATGTCCGCGGGGTACAATATCACCCCGAAAGCGTTCTTACTCCCAACGGCAAGAAGATTCTAGAAAATTGGGTGAATAGCTAA
- a CDS encoding anthranilate synthase component I family protein — translation MKKYKLHTHYKQILADTITPVSVYLKIRDKFPNSLLLESNDYQGNNNSFSYICCNPISSIKVENETITMTFPDGASISKNIENQKNVIEGIEEFVGMFEPEKNDFKFISNGLFGFTSYDAVRYFEKVTVDKKASDLQIPDLFYAIYQNIIAINHFKNDAYIFCHSIDNQNNITEIEQLIQSKNFASYSFSKEGNSVSNLSDEDFKSNVTLAKKHCYRGDVFQLVLSRRFSQGFKGDEFNVYRALRSINPSPYLFFFDYGNFKILGSSPEAQLVVKNRKAEIHPIAGTFKRTGNDEQDALLAKQLSEDPKENSEHVMLVDLARNDLSRNAYSVEVEKYREVQFFSHVIHLVSKVTGQMHDKASTMQIVSDTFPAGTLSGAPKHKAIQLIETIENTSRNFYGGAIGFMDFDGNFNHAIMIRTFLSKNHQLHYQAGAGIVANSNEESEMQEVYNKLGALNRALDLAETI, via the coding sequence ATGAAAAAATATAAATTACATACCCATTACAAACAAATCCTTGCTGACACCATTACGCCGGTAAGCGTTTATCTGAAAATCAGAGACAAATTCCCGAATAGTCTTTTGCTGGAAAGCAATGATTATCAGGGTAACAACAATAGCTTTTCATATATCTGTTGCAATCCCATTTCGAGCATCAAAGTGGAAAACGAGACAATCACAATGACTTTTCCAGATGGGGCATCAATCAGCAAAAACATTGAAAATCAAAAAAATGTGATCGAAGGCATTGAAGAATTTGTTGGAATGTTTGAGCCTGAGAAAAACGATTTCAAATTCATCTCAAACGGATTATTCGGATTTACGAGCTATGATGCTGTTCGTTATTTCGAAAAGGTGACTGTCGATAAAAAAGCGTCAGATTTACAGATTCCTGATCTATTTTATGCAATATATCAGAATATCATCGCTATCAATCACTTTAAAAATGACGCTTATATTTTCTGCCACAGCATTGACAATCAAAATAATATTACAGAAATCGAACAACTGATCCAGTCAAAAAATTTTGCCTCCTATTCGTTTTCAAAAGAAGGTAATTCGGTTTCCAATCTATCCGATGAAGATTTCAAATCCAATGTAACTTTAGCAAAAAAACACTGTTACCGTGGCGATGTGTTTCAATTGGTTTTGTCCAGACGATTTTCACAAGGGTTTAAAGGTGATGAATTCAACGTTTATCGTGCTTTACGAAGCATCAATCCATCACCTTATTTGTTCTTTTTCGATTACGGAAATTTCAAAATCTTGGGTTCCTCTCCTGAAGCACAATTGGTTGTCAAGAACCGAAAAGCAGAAATCCATCCGATTGCCGGAACATTCAAACGAACAGGCAATGATGAACAAGATGCGCTATTGGCCAAACAATTATCAGAAGATCCGAAAGAAAACAGCGAACACGTCATGCTTGTAGATTTAGCAAGAAACGATTTAAGCAGAAACGCTTACAGTGTTGAAGTTGAAAAATATCGTGAAGTTCAGTTTTTTTCGCATGTAATTCATCTCGTTTCGAAAGTCACCGGACAAATGCACGACAAGGCTTCCACCATGCAGATTGTTAGCGATACATTTCCAGCCGGAACCTTGTCTGGTGCTCCGAAACATAAAGCCATACAACTGATTGAAACCATTGAAAACACTAGTCGGAATTTCTATGGAGGTGCCATTGGATTTATGGATTTTGATGGTAACTTTAACCACGCCATTATGATTCGGACATTTTTAAGCAAAAATCATCAACTGCATTATCAGGCTGGGGCCGGAATTGTAGCAAATTCAAATGAAGAAAGCGAAATGCAGGAAGTCTATAATAAATTAGGAGCACTGAACAGAGCGTTAGATTTAGCCGAAACAATTTAA
- a CDS encoding DUF2975 domain-containing protein, with amino-acid sequence MKLVRIIASYLHIVVKIVAVAYLLTAFYALINCVFEGPFFERMEENRFAINFPFTNQHFLLGSEFTLEYVSEMVLGLALYGLFFWVLGNVFKTFKQERLFTKDGLRNLKQFYQFNLLLYPVVAVLWSVISIEDFPFLAMIVAHAIMGVFIFFMAAIFQQGVSLQNEQDLYI; translated from the coding sequence ATGAAATTAGTTAGGATTATAGCTTCTTATTTGCATATAGTGGTAAAAATTGTAGCTGTTGCTTATTTGTTAACGGCTTTTTATGCTTTGATTAATTGTGTTTTTGAAGGTCCGTTTTTTGAAAGAATGGAAGAGAATCGTTTTGCAATTAACTTTCCGTTTACCAATCAGCATTTTCTTTTAGGATCTGAATTTACATTGGAATATGTTTCGGAAATGGTTTTAGGTTTGGCTTTATACGGTTTGTTTTTTTGGGTATTGGGCAATGTTTTTAAAACCTTTAAACAGGAACGTTTGTTTACCAAAGATGGACTAAGGAATTTGAAACAGTTTTACCAGTTCAATCTGTTGTTGTATCCTGTCGTTGCTGTACTTTGGTCGGTTATCAGTATTGAGGATTTTCCTTTTTTGGCCATGATTGTGGCTCATGCGATTATGGGGGTTTTTATCTTTTTTATGGCTGCTATTTTTCAGCAGGGAGTGAGTCTTCAGAACGAACAGGATTTATATATTTAG
- a CDS encoding helix-turn-helix domain-containing protein, producing the protein MPIIVNVDVMLAKRKMQSKELAEILGITPANLSILKTGKAKGIRFETLEAICKALDCQPGDVLEYVSE; encoded by the coding sequence ATGCCAATTATAGTAAATGTGGATGTGATGCTGGCTAAGCGTAAAATGCAGTCCAAGGAATTGGCGGAAATTTTGGGTATTACCCCAGCGAATCTGTCAATCCTTAAGACGGGAAAAGCAAAAGGTATCCGGTTTGAAACTCTTGAAGCGATTTGTAAAGCGTTGGATTGTCAGCCGGGGGATGTTTTAGAATACGTCAGCGAATAA
- a CDS encoding ABC transporter ATP-binding protein yields MNSLIIKNLQKTYGNGVKAIDGISLEIGNGMFGLLGTNGAGKSSLMRTIVGLQSADSGQIFFNDVNVLEHPDFIKKQLGFLPQDFGVYPKVSAYDLLNHLAVLKGVSDSRERKEQVLSLLEKVNLSAQRKKEVHTFSGGMRQRFGVAQALLGNPKIIIVDEPTAGLDPEERNRFNSLLSEIGEDRIVILSTHLVEDVRNLCSKMAIMDEGQVLLQGAPADLLQSLENKIWRKQIQKEELTHYKREYSVISSQFTAGKMNIHVFSEQQPADFMKVNPTLEDVYFTALNQKSFVL; encoded by the coding sequence ATGAACAGTTTAATCATCAAAAATCTTCAAAAAACCTATGGAAACGGAGTAAAAGCCATTGACGGCATTTCGCTTGAAATCGGAAACGGGATGTTTGGGTTGTTAGGTACGAATGGAGCAGGAAAATCATCATTGATGCGTACTATTGTCGGTTTACAATCTGCTGATAGCGGCCAGATTTTCTTCAATGATGTCAATGTTTTGGAACATCCGGATTTCATTAAGAAACAATTGGGTTTTTTGCCTCAGGATTTCGGGGTTTATCCTAAAGTTTCTGCTTACGATTTGTTGAATCATTTAGCGGTTCTGAAAGGAGTCAGTGATTCAAGAGAACGGAAAGAACAAGTGCTGTCGTTGCTCGAAAAAGTGAATTTGTCTGCCCAGCGAAAAAAAGAAGTGCACACTTTCTCAGGCGGTATGCGTCAGCGGTTTGGTGTTGCTCAGGCTTTATTGGGTAATCCGAAAATCATCATCGTGGATGAACCAACCGCAGGTCTTGATCCGGAGGAACGCAACCGATTCAACAGTCTTTTAAGTGAAATAGGGGAAGACCGAATCGTGATTTTATCCACCCATTTGGTAGAAGATGTACGCAACTTGTGTTCAAAAATGGCAATTATGGATGAAGGGCAGGTTCTCTTGCAAGGCGCTCCGGCCGATTTACTGCAATCCCTTGAAAATAAAATCTGGAGAAAGCAGATTCAGAAAGAGGAGTTGACCCATTACAAAAGGGAATATTCAGTGATTTCATCCCAGTTTACGGCCGGTAAAATGAATATTCATGTATTTTCTGAACAACAACCAGCCGATTTTATGAAAGTAAATCCAACGCTTGAAGATGTTTATTTTACTGCGCTGAACCAAAAATCATTTGTGTTATGA